The following are from one region of the Biomphalaria glabrata chromosome 4, xgBioGlab47.1, whole genome shotgun sequence genome:
- the LOC106071967 gene encoding translocon-associated protein subunit delta-like — protein sequence MAATGKVLVILGLCLLPILTSADTCLAPQIKSQTYSTPEAIVSTETVLIAEFTLTCKNSLKNINLYADVGGRLIPATKTSEVNKYQISITDDHKKLPAGRYDIRVFDEEGFALLRKAQRSGESTDSIKPLFVLNLNHSGIWNGPIVQTEFVAALAAILIWWLAYTARSKLLA from the exons ATGGCAGCCACCGGCAAAGTTTTAGTTATTCTCGGTTTATGCTTATTACCGATCCTTACATCAg CCGACACATGCTTAGCACCTCAAATCAAGTCCCAGACCTACTCCACACCAGAAGCAATAGTGTCTACTGAAACAGTACTTATTGCAGAGTTTACCCTTACTTGCAAGAACTCATTGAAG AATATCAATTTGTATGCTGATGTTGGTGGTCGACTCATTCCTGCTACAAAGACAAGTGAAGTCAATAAATATCAG ATTAGCATTACTGATGATCACAAGAAGCTGCCTGCCGGAAGATATGACATCAGGGTGTTTGATGAAGAAGGATTTGCACTTTTAAGAAAG gCACAACGCAGTGGTGAAAGCACAGACAGCATTAAACCACTATTTGTATTGAACCTAAATCATTCT GGCATCTGGAATGGTCCAATAGTTCAGACAGAGTTTGTGGCTGCTCTGGCTGCTATTCTTATTTGGTGGTTGGCATACACAGCTAGAAGCAAGCTTTTAGCTTAG